ttaatagctatagccggacatacACAGAGACagatacacaaatacacagaaACACCGactaactttgagaaatatatatataaactagctgtgccttccggcgctgcccaggtattaaaagtcagcttataaacagtgagaagtgatgagagttgcctaccactcgCTATTAGCCCGGTACATTGTCAatggaaaatggtattaaaattcaacctataaacaatgagaagtaatgagagttgcttgccacttgctaatagcctggcatattgccaaaggaaaattccagtaagcttgCTAATAAGCCTAGCCTTCTAATGCTCGTTGCGTCAGCGTTGTCCatctacagctattctaataatagctatagctggatgtAATTGTGTTTGGGTGTTTGGATATAGATGTTTGTGTGTAATTACTTCACCAAATATATAGTCATAATTACTAAGAAAGGGTGACATTAGTTAACTCTTCCTTGAGTATTTGAATGAACTGATCTGAGCATTCTAGTTCATCCATGTATGCGTTTGTATAGCTTGTTAGACATCAGTATGTTTTAAATTCTGAATATAGGTATAAGTTGAATGTCTGGGATGTCGGTGGACAGAAATCTTTGAGATCCTATTGGAGAAACTATTTTGAGTCAACCGATGGACTCATTTGGGTGGTCGACAGCGCTGACAAAAGACGACTTGTGGACTGCAAGGCAGAACTCCATTCTCTTCTCGTGGAAGAGGTACTCAGGCAGTCTACGAAACAGTAATCTTTCATTTTTTACAGTTAATTGGAACAGGTGCACCCCCCCCCCCATTCCGCTAAAAGTAAAAATCCGCAAAATAGAAACTAATGGACTCATATCTAATAAAGTCACTTTATCATTAATTGTAAGTAAAAGTAATATTCTTTTTATCTCAAGTTCATTAGATTTGAGGTTCGAACGTGTTTAAACTGCTACCACAATAATACTTGCTGAGGGATCTCACTGCgtcagagtatgagagagatttacTTATTTTATGCATTTgagctttttcatttttaattattttatttaatttttaataaagattttttgcCTTAAAAAGTACTGAAACCCAACGGTGAACTCCAACCTGAACTTTGAAGTAGCGAAGGATTACCGTGGCTATTTTTTCTCATCTCGTAATCTGTACAGAATTTAGCTATTTATCTGTTGACAGCTGTCCATCTATCTGTTGATGACTGTCCATCTATCTGTTGACAGCTGTCCATCTATCTGTTGACAGCTGTCCATCTATCTGTTGACAACTGTCCATCTATCTGTTGACAACTGTCCATCTATCTGTTGACAGCTGTTCATCTGTTTGTTGACagctgtctatctatctgttgACAACTGTCCATCTGTTTGTTCACAGCTGTCCATCTATCaggttttttttctaatttatagaTGAATTACTGTGTCAATGGCACATTATTCAAAGCATTCTCGAGGAGATAACTTCAATTTTATGGTTACTTTTTAGCCTAAACAACCATTTCCTGCAAACCCCTTTTTAGGATGGTGTTGTTAGTTATTGTACCACTTTTTGACTTAATAAAGTTTTATCTATTCTGTATCAGCCGCTGGTTTATTTAATGGAAGTTGTTTTCACTGAATGGCTATATACTAGTTTGTTGCTGTCAGCAGATGTTAATTCATTAATTTGCTATCTATCTGCTGCTATCTTTTACGGTTTTCTTCCTGAAATGCATTCAAGTTTATGTCATTTGTGACAGTTACTATCATTATTGCATGTAAGGATATAGTAACATCTCACTTTTTTTCTCAATATAAGTAGATTTGGTTTATGCTTGTAGCGGTTAGCGGGAGCTACCCTTCTTGTCTTTTCGAACAAGCAGGACCTGCCTGGGGCTCTCTCCGCTGATGAGATTCGAGAGGTACAAGCATTTTCAATGTCTGGTTCATTGTCAAAGCTACTTAAAAATCTCCCACCATTTTATCATAACATTTAATTGATAACGATACAGTTTTTAGGCACAGCCTTCAGCCACTCCTGTATGTCTAAAGGTGATGTCTAAAGTCTCAACTTACGGTTAGTTTGTTGGTTAGTGAAGGCTGGTGCACACTATGTCTCGGTATGTCGACGTTAATCGCCCAATACATCGGTGATCGATTGGGTtaacattgttcacactatcacaaacccatctgaaTTTACACCGGCAAATAGTCTTCGACTAAAATGGGCGCTAAAACCATAATTACTAGTTCAGCAACGATCGTGAAGAGAAATAGAGATCAAGCCATCCgtgacagccaatcaccatcacCCAAGTGGGGCACATTGCACAGGTTGTTGTGGATGCTCGGCTGAATATCGGTTGAGTTTGACAGTCGCAATGTTTCAAGGTCACTATTTCGTTGTTTTTGCAGTGTCATCTGTTTATggtgcacatacatgtagttgaggaATAATTGCTGGGAGGTAAACTCTGACATACAACGATAcggtgtgaaccagccttgaaGGATGCTGACTGCCACTACCATCTTATAAACTCACTACTTGTGTACATCTCACACCATGCAGTGTCACATGGTTTCCGTGTAGATTGTGTGCACGTTTGCCCATTATGTAGCTTGCAAGATCAATGGTTTCTTTCATTCATGCAGGAGCTTGTCTCGTGATTACCCCAAGCGGTTTAGATGTTTCATCATATTATAAAATCtgataaattttataatatgaTGAAACAACATATTGTAAAATCATAATTATGCAATAAAACAAGCACCAAATAAACTGCCATATGTTGCGGCGACGCTGAAAAAGTTGATAGAAAGACAAATATTGGACTAGCTATAGTGTTACAGGTTATTATACAAAAGGTGTTCACATTACTAGTCATTTTGAATATATTGCAGCTCTTAGACCTCGACAGCATATCTACCCATCACTGGATGATTATTGGCTGCAGCGCTGTCACAGGAGAGAATCTCCTTCAGGGAATAGACTGGACAATCAGTGACATCTCTTCTAGATTATTCACAGCAGATTAAAGAAGTCTTCAATTTCTAATTACCTCTTCTATCTACATCACTTCAAGTCCCTCCATATCTTTCCCTAGTTTTTAAGTTGCGATGTAATGCATCTAAGCTTGTGCAACTGCATTCTGGGAGCTGCAGTGTTTGAGACTATTGGTAACTGGAACGTCACGCTTTCTGACATGTTTTTCATGACCTGACACAAACAGCAGGTGCTCGCCTCCCAACACCTGGTTTGCACACTTTTTTAACCTACCATGGTTAAGTGTTGTCTTTTGGCTTGACATAAGATATTtcatatactattttgttgcaattGTTCCCACTCTTTACTTTGATTAAAATAGCCTGCTATCAGCTTGTTTCACAATACGTGATTGGCGAAATTGTGGTTAGTTAGCCAATATGCTTACAGCTTGCGGAGATggattatttaattatcctttTTACAATTCCTCTGACTCATTGCATTTTCTTGAAAATATAGTGAGTCAATTACAAAAAGTATA
The sequence above is drawn from the Watersipora subatra chromosome 5, tzWatSuba1.1, whole genome shotgun sequence genome and encodes:
- the LOC137396288 gene encoding ADP-ribosylation factor-like protein 2, which translates into the protein MGLLTILKKMKQKEKEMRLLMLGLDNAGKTTILKRFNGEDIDTISPTLGFNIKTLDHNGYKLNVWDVGGQKSLRSYWRNYFESTDGLIWVVDSADKRRLVDCKAELHSLLVEERLAGATLLVFSNKQDLPGALSADEIRELLDLDSISTHHWMIIGCSAVTGENLLQGIDWTISDISSRLFTAD